The genomic stretch ggaggcTCAGGCAGAATCTGTGCTGGACCAGCCAGACTCTCCCCCAGCTCAGCAGCCAGGCGGTTGGGCCCTCAGAGGGTGGGCCCAGAGTGTCAGTCCATGAATCATGTAGGTGTGTGGAGACCCCATCCTGGAGGCCTGAGCTGCCAGGGTTACAAGTAGGTGTCCTCACTCTCTTGGGACGTCAGGCTCTCCTGGGAGTGGTGATGGGCTGAGTCCTGGGGAGCTGAGTCTTGAGGGGCTGGGTCCTGGGGTGCCGGGTCCTGGGGTGCTGGGTCCTTTGGGGACACATCCTGTGGGGGACATGCGTCTCCTGCAGCGGCCACCACCGTGGCTTGATTTGGGGCTTGGGTCTTATCCAGCTGCCCACTCGCCTTCGTCCGCTTCCGCTGCTCCTTCTGGACCTGCTTGGGTGGCTTGGGCTTGGCTTTGGAGCTGGGGAGCGGGGCATCTGGGGGCAGGCGGATGGACGGTGAAGGCTGCAGGGCAGGCCGGGGGCCGGGTTCTGCATCCAGGATGGCCTTGGCGCCATGCAGCCTGGGCGGGGAGCGGCACTGCAGCTCACCTCGGGTCTCCTGCCAGCGCCGCAGCTGGATGAGGTGCTCACGCTCAATCTGGCGCTCTGTCACGGGCAGCTCTACCACCTACAGAGGAAGTGACAGGCAGGTGGGCACCAGAAAGAAAGACCTTTCCCTTCTGCTTCCCAGCTGGGGCCTCCCCTCTCCCTGAGCAtaccccagccctggccactaAAGGCTGACCTCAGGAAGGATGGGGATCTAGTCCCAAGCTGTGGTCACATGTCCCAGAGCTGAATGCCAGGTGAGTTGGACACTTGAGACCCTCTGCCTCTGAGGATAAGGCTGCCTACAACTCCTGAGTCCACCTGCCCCACTGTGAGGCAGGAGGGGTAAGGCTCAGGCAGGGCAAAACCTGCTCTCTGCCAACCTGTCCCCACCACTGTCCAAGGCAGCCTGGCTGCCTGggctcaaattccagctccaccacctTCTGGCTGGATGACTCTGGGGGAGGCTGCTTTGTGATCCTGCCTCTGtgagcctccctttcctcacGTGTGAAATGGGGGTGCCGCCACAGCCCCCAGCAGCTACTGGGAGAAGCAGGTGTAAAACAGGCCGTTGCTCTTCTGCTTCTGCCCCACACACTggcagcagccctgcccccagcctggccctcgcCTCAACCCAGAGAAGCCGGCCGTGCCTGTGTCACCTCATTACAGCCCGTAAGAGACAAGTagccatgaagaaagaaaaaggggaataATAGAGCCAAAGCTGGGAATGTGGTACCAGTGAGGGAGAAGATGACAGACCACTCCTCTTCATTCCCGACTGGCTCAGACAAGGCAAGCCCTGCAAAGCTAGGCCTCCCTGTGCCCCACACTCCTCACCTGGACAGGAGGATGAGGTCCACCCACGCCCTCCTGGGCTGCTGAGCAGCGGGCCTGGCACAGGTGACCCAGGGGCAGAGGATTACCAGGCTGTCCCCCAAAGGACTCCCACGTCTCCCCCTCCCTTCTGGCGAGGGCCAGGTGTGGGCCGTACCTCCTGGACCAGGAAGGCCTCCTGCATGATCTTGGGGCTGAGGCTCCGCAGTTGCTCGATCGTCTCGTACTGGCCCTGGCAGGCTTTGACCTTCTCGGGGGAGCCCAGCGCGTGCTTCAGCAGCACCAGTCCCACCCGGAAGATGATCTTGACTCctgcggtggggtgggggggcagatGGGGAATGCAAGGGACCTTTAGGGGCTTTCTCGGGAAAGAGAGGCTGGCTGGAGGCGGGGCCACTCCCTCCAGTCCTGCCCTGTACCTTCACAGAAGAACATGTCCCAGACGCGCAGCACGGAGCTCCAGGGCAAGGTGCGTGCGAAGGCGCACATGAACCACTCTGTCATGTAGAGCAGTGGGTCGATCTTCTGCCGGCTGAGGTGCTTGTGGGCCACCGGTGACACCTTCTGCAGCAGCGAGAACAGGATCTCCCCATCCAGCTGGATCGCCTCCTAGGGGGACATGGAGGCCACAGGGCCATGACCGTGGCCTGAAGGAGCCAGTGCAGGGACGACACCCCGGTGCCCAGCATCAGGCAGGCATTTGTTCATTCCTCGGGTGGCTACTGCCTGCAGGGTGCCAGATACGGGGTGCTGGGATGCAACAATGAACAAAGCAGAGACAGCTGTCCCCTTCGTGGAGCTCACAGTGGGAAGGGGCTCATGAGCACAAAGAGAATGGGGGAAAGAGGAGGGGGCTGAGTGCCCGGGACAAGGCAGGAACAGGAGCATGTGCCTGTCAGGGTGAAGGAAGCTCCCTGAGGGCTGAAAGCTGAGGCAAAGGGTTTTCAAGGGACAGCGCAGGGAACGGAGCTTCCAGGCAGAGGTTTGAGCCTCGGCCAATGCTGAGGCAGGGAGGACCTTGGTGCCCTGGAGCAACTTCAGTCCCACCAAGTGTCCAGAGCGGCAGGAGGCAGGGATGGAGGTGAGTGTGGAACTGATGATGGCAAAGCCCAAGAGACCTGACCTGGCAGGCCTTGGGACTTAGCCTGCGGGCAGTGGAAGGCCCTGGGCAGGAGTTGCTGTGGAGAGAAAGGCCTGGAGGGGCCACAGAGGGTGTGGGCCTAGCGGGGGCAGGTCCCAGGCCAGGCGAGCACTCACCAGTTTCTCACTGTAGTAGCCAGGAAGGTACTTCTCACAGATCTGTACCAGGCACCAGAAGGCTTGCTGTGGGCAAGAGAGATGTGAGGCCTTGCTGCTGGGGGTTTCCTACTAGCCCCCCAACCTCCCAGGGCCTGGTGGTACCTCAGCAGGCATGTGCATGAGCAGGACGGCGGCAATGGGTGCCTGGGCCTGGCAGTAGCCCTCCTCAGGTCGGTACAGCGTGTAGGCCTTCAGCACACGGAACAGGTCCTGCTGGCTGTggagaggccaggcagggcagcaATGACAGGTGTGATTCTGCTACCCACTGCTCTCACCTCTGTCCCACTGGACCAGACCTGCCTCAGAATCTGCACTTCCCTGCAGTGGGGAAGTGACCCGCTGTGGTCACCAAGGAGTCAGTCTTCCACTGCAGCATATGGACGCCCACGTGACTAGAGGGAGGTGGGGCGGGGCTCACCATGACAGGTGAGGGCAAGGGCTCAAAGAGGAAGCAGGGCCAGGGCAAGATGCAGCACAGGGTGAGGATGTGTCAGGGGCTAAAAGTGGGGGCCCCTCACATGGCAGCTGTGGCCCCTTGGCCAGGCCAGCTTTGTCCCAGGTGTCTGTCTTAGTCCCCTTGGCTGCCCTATCTCACCCCTGCTGCATACCCTCCACCCACCCAACTCCCCCTAACCCTCTTTCTCCCGAGCGAAACCTGTTTCCCGAAGAGGGCCAGGCTGAGCAAGCTCTGGTACTCCGGGGAGTCGATGAAAGCTGCCCCAGAGGTAAGAGGAGATGCTGAGAGCACCTCTCAGACTCAAACCAAAAATGGGGGATGCTGACAGTGGAGTTTTGGGCACTTGGCTTCTGGACCTCTGAGATATCCCCAAACTTGTACCTCCTCTGCCCCCTGAGAAACTGGGCCTAGAGCCACTTCCCAGCCCACAAGGCCCAGCCTGCTCACCCGTGACCCCCCCGGGACACAAACATCTCGTGGAAAGGGAACTGCCGGTGCAGGTCACGCTCAATCACATCCAGCCACTTGGGGTCCCCAGGGGACATGTCCAGCTCCTGGAAGCAAGGGCAAAGGCACACATTAGGGGCTGTGGAGGATGCAGGGGGCCACTCCTGATACAACACGGCTGTCCCAGGTATTGGAGGAGCCCTGCACCAGGGGCCATGCCCACCCAGTCCTATCATGGACTGGGCCTTCCTGAGGGCAGGTAGGGAAGCCCAGGTAAGGATGCCTGGGCAGGGACAAAAGGGCAAGGAGGGAAGGGCCCTGGATATCCTGAGGGGGGATCCTAGCTCTAGGAAGATCCATGTGGGCAGAAGTGTCCACCCTAGCTGTGGCTGAAAGAACCTCTGGGCACTTCATTCAGGACTCACATTATGTCGCATCCTTAAGATGAAAGGCTCCTTGTCAAAGCAATAACTACCATCTGTTAATACCTCTCTGAGCCACGTGCCCAACTGAGTATGGAGCACCTGTGGACCTCACTGACTCCCCTCGTCAACCCCCTAAGGCAGGTCCCATCACAACACCCgattcacagatgagaaaactaagcaTTCAGACCAtaatgcaacaacaacaacaacaacaacaaaaaaaaaaacctgagtgTCAACTAAAGTCATTTGTCCAAGGCCTCGTGGCTGGAAaaatggtggagctgggactGAAGCCAGGTCTGACTCAGAGCTGTCAATCCCAGCTCCTCTGCTACTCACCTCCCTCTGCAGGTGGCATCACCTATccagggaggggtgtgtgtgagtgattGGCACAGGGCACTTCTAGAAGGACATGACATCTGTCAAACCATTAACCTCAGATGCTTGTCTGCACGCTGGGTTTCAACAaagttttactcttttctttGAACTTCTGTGAACATGTTAGTACGTGTACCTTTACAAAAACAACGAAactattacaaaaagaaaaatcatttctcGGTCATTTGAAATGTTCTCTACCTTGATTTGCATGCTGATTCCACGGAAGTGTATTCTTTGTCAAAACTCCTTGAACTGTACTCTcaagatctgtgcattttattctACATAAGTTCATATCTcgattttaaaaaaggaaagaaaaaataactaggAAGGAAACCCTGAGGGCTGAGCAGGGATGCAGAGCAAGTACAAGTtgcctgcagggcaggggcaggaaaaGGGAAGGCCCGTGGGAGGGAGGCCAGGTCCTCAGCAAACACACCAAGTGGACTGGCCATGGCCAGCAGGTGACTTCGCACAAGCCCCTTTCCCTCTCATGCCCCTCAGTGGGAGTGTCCCAGCATTAAGCCAAGGAACCCAGCGTGCCAGGAGCTTGACTGGAGAGCGTGCCGAGGGGAAAGGCTGCCGGTGTTCAAGGCTGGAGGGTGCAGGGAGCGGCTGGGGCCTCCACAGAGCGCCCTGGAGCAGGTGTGCAGCAGCAGGGGTGGGTAAGCACCCTCAAGACAGGGATCTGTGTGTGTCCTGTGCACTCCTGGGTACCGTCTGAGCACAGTACAGGTTCGCTTTTGTCAGAAAGGGCCCCACAAATTCTCCTGGTGGTTCCCATGAAGTAGGGATCTGAGAACCCCAAAAGTCAGTTCCTAGGATGTGTTCTTCTGGTACCTCGGCAGCTCAAGGTGCTCGGCTACACATGGGTTGGTGAGAAAGGAAAAGGCGTAGCTGTCGGGAGAAAGGGTGCTGGCGGACGAGCAGGTACAGCAGTCAGTGGGCCTGCAGCCTCCGGCAGCCTGAGAGTGCTGGTGCCATCATCCGGTGAAGCCAGAGAAGAAAACTGGGTGTAAAAGGACAGGAAGGTCCTGCCTGcccaaggaggaggaagaaatagcAAGTCCAGGAGAATACGGAGCTGGCAGCGCCTACAGAACCCGCCCTGACTGCTGCAGGGGGGGTTGGCCACCTGGACTGCGTGTCGAATGGAGGACCCCGGCAGGGGGAGGGAGCACAGGAACAGGTATGTGCTGCCACCACAGCTGTCTCACTGTACCTCGCCTTGGCGCATGCGCCCACAGCAGCTTCTCATGCGTCCTCTGGGTCACCTGCAGGCAAAGTCCTTCCAGGGGTCCTTACAAACCACTCTTCCAGCCCCCAGGACTGCTGCAGGACCCTGTCACTCGGCTTCAGTGCATTGGGAAGACCTTTCTCAGCAAATCTACCTCCTCACACAAGCAACCTTCCAGACCCCGCAGAGGTGGCCTATTCCTTGCTGGACACAGCACTCTGCCCACACAGGCACAGAGCTCTGCACGCTGCTGTGCTCACTGTGGACATGTTCACACCTGTGGAACTAAAcgaccaggaggctgccaggctGCCCACGCTCTTGGCTCTCATGCCTGGCTCTGGCAGCCTGGCACAGGCTGTGGACTTGGGGATGTGGCTCCTACCCTGAGCCTCCCAGTCTGCCCAGGATGCAGCCCCTTAAAATGGAGGAGATGTAGCCACTGGGAGTCAAGAGGTGCTCTAGTGGGGCCTGGTATTGGTGCCCTGGGGGATAATCCAATCCCCCTGATTCAGAGCTACCTCAGCCAACACTCCACCAGCTGCCCCTGACCCCACCACCAGAGCCAAGTGCTACCCGCAAACAGCTCTCACCGTCTCCAGGTCACCAGCAGAAACTCTGGGCTGcttggccctgccctgcccacccttctCAGAGAATGTGTTGAGCAGGACAGGAGTGTTTGAAGCTTGAGGCAGGTCAACAAAGAGCTGGTGGCTGGCAGCTGTCTCACTGTCTGCCACCAGTCCCAAGGGCCTGGGAGAAACCCTGATGCCTGGGGCCGGGTCTGGCAGATAAGCTAGGGCAACCCTGGGGAAGCCAAGCGCCTCCCTGTAGTTCCCTAGGGGAGCAGGCTGGAGGAGCTGGCCGGCTCAGTGAATGGAGAGGTATCTTACTCTGGTCGGCCAtagggcaggggcagcaggagggaggtgggggcagagagaggcatGACTACAGAGGGCACCCTCTCTGGCCACTGACTGGCTTTGACTCCTGGGGCTACTGGTGTGGCTCTGTCACCAGCCACACAGGTGGACTGTGTCTGGCCAGGCTTGGATGAGGCAGGAGAAAGAGCAGAGGATGGGAGGCCAAGAAGTATTGAGGGGCCTGTGGCCCTGCTAGGCAAGCTCCCAAAGGGGCTTCCCTGACTTCAGTCAGGGAAGTGGTCTGAGTGTCCTCTCCTGATGACCAAAAGCCCGCTGAGCAGAAGAAAGCAAAACCCGAGTGGTTACCAAGAGAAGGAGCTGGAATAGGAGCAGCATGTCTGTCCATCCCATTGAGGGCTGCTCAGGGCTGCAGCCTCAGATGAGCAGAGCCTCCAGGAGTCACAGGTACCCAGGACTGGGCCAGTCTGGcctgctggggcccaggcagTCAGGCATGTGACTGGGGGAGCCATTGACAGCTCATCCTGCTGAGGTCCAGGTGAGCACATGGGGGATCGCGGCCATGGGGAGGACGCCAAGAGATGCGGAAGGAAGGGCAGGGTGAAGGAAGGGAAACTCACGTCAAACTTTCCAGGGTTCTGCTGTAACTTGACCTTGCCTCCTGACAGGTACTGCCAAGCACGGCCCCGCAGAGAAGGTGGGATGCCCTTCTGGCACCGGAGACGGATCTGAAAGTCAAAAGGACGGCTGTGCCCGTGCATCCACCCAGGcagctccccagcccagcccttctgCCAGTACCTGGCAGGCCCTCAGCACACGTATCAGCAAGAGCAGAATCAGGGAGAAGAGAGGACTTTCCTACTGTTGCTATAATGCAGATCCTTTAGTGGGGGGAGGAGGTGACTGCAATTAGACATGCTGCCACCAGGGATGGCAGAGTTGCGCAGCTCCTGGTCCAGTGACAATACCAGCATTCCTGAGGTCTGTCACAGAATTCTGGACTCTACCCCCCCAACCCCAAACTATCTTCTGAATCAAAATGAAGGCACACAACTTGGGCAAGCCCCATGATTTGTCACCAGGGAAGGAACTGCACTCTGTGGGGCATGGCTTGGCCGCTTTCATGGGGGTGTTGCTTTAAGCAGCCATGTGGCAGCACACAACCAGCGCAGGGGGGAGAAATCGCAGCACAACTCAGAAGGAAGATGGGAGCTGCTCGAATGGCTCCCTCTTTGTTTTGGTCAAaaatcccttctcttctcttctccttgaCCCTGACCTCCCAGGATCATgagcctggggcagaggcagctggCCTGGGTGTGAATCCTAATCCCAGCCCTTGCTAAAATGGCCCAGGTCTTCCCTGccactcacagaatgggagaagtggGAAAGGAAGTATTTGAGGTAGCTCATGACCCAGAGCTAGTGCTTAATTCAGACTAGCTGTTTTTATCATAAGTTTTCTACTGCCAAAACCCAGTCTGAAAAACTATTATGttttttacaaatggggaaaccaaggcacagagtgGGAAAAATTAAAGTCACACAACCAGAGACCTGAATACCTCCTAGCTGCACCACACAGGTTTGGGGGATCCAGACCCACCCACTCTCCACTCCACTGGCCTCTCAGAGATGGACGGGGGAGGGGGGCTCCCCCTGGGCTTGGGACCAGAATGAGGCTCTGAAGGCAGCCGTCCTGACCCATCAAGGAGGGTGGGGGCAAATGCAGAGGCACTACGCCTATGGAGTGGTGGAGCGTGGGGCAGTGGACAGGGGTACTTCCTCAGCCCCTGCACTGGGATAAAGGAGATGGACACCCAGGGCATGAGAAGAGCATCTGGACGTGGGTTTAAATCCAGCGCTGACCTTGAGCCAATCACTTCTCAACTATAAGATCAGAATGATAATACCTCCTCCTTGGCAGAGTGGTTGAAAGGATTCCACTAGAAGGGGAAAAACATGCTTAGCGTGCAGCCTGACACATAGTCTGTGTTCACTAAGTGACGGCTTCCTCTCCACCCCTCCATCCGGGCAGGATGCCTGACACAGAAGCCCCAGGGCCTCGCTTACACCTAACTTCCCCTCACCTGGAAAATCCCTCACAGTCCCACTAGCAGCTCTCGGAGGAGGGAGCACAGAAGCCCTGGCCTTCCTGATGACCAGAGCAAACAAGAGAAAACTTTCCAAGGGTCAGAGAGAGTCAAGAACCAGGAAGGAGCCAGGCAGACAGGGGAAGAGCAGCACTGGCTGGTCACAGGCACCAAGTGAGAGCTTCTGGGACTGCCTGGaaagggggcagaggaagggagcGAAGGGAACTGCCCCAGACTCTGGGAACAGTTTCCTGCTGCTGTGGGACAAGGGTCTCCTTAAGGAAGCCACTTTGGTCAGGGGACATAGTACAGCCCAGAGTCACAGGCCCTTTAAGCTCCCCCAGGGCCAAACTCAGCATGAGGCAGCCCCCTTGTCACAGCCCCCCAGGAGAGCACTGGAGCACTTTCAGTCCCCTAAGCTTCCCAGAGAGGCCTCACCCTGACTGCGGGGCCCAGGGCTGGAGAGCCCAGAACATGGCCAGCCTTTCCCACTCTGGCTGCTAGTATCCCCCTCGGCATACAGGTGCTAGAGACTGTCATCTCTACCCTACCTGCCTTAGGCAATCAGTAAGGATAAAGCATGACAAGGTGCTTCCAGAAACCACAAAGGATCACCATTCTTTGAGGCAAGGCCTGGGGAGAGGAGGTCTCTGATGAAAGCTGAGTGAGGCCACACCCGTGCCTGCTGAactctgggagggcagggctctACCGGGGAAGACAGCATTCCAGCcacagccctgcctccctgccgGCCCAGAATTCCGTCCTGGACAtggctggggaaggaaggcaCTCTCCCAGCAGGATTATGTATGGGTCTGAGCCCACTTCCTGAAACAGGTATTATCCTTCCTGTACCACAACTTCCAGACCAGAGGGAGAGCCCGAGCCTCCACAGGCAGCAGGAAgagctcccagggcagggcccggTGGGGCcacagctgaggtgggaggaggggcacCCTGTGGTTGTCTCCGTCTGGAGAGGAGCAGTGGGTTAGGGCTTCTGGGCAGGGTGGGCTGAAACACTCCTGTGGAAGCCTCTGCTGGGCAGGGCAGCCCACGGGCTCTAACCACAATGCCAGGGaagcaaagggaagaggaagtgCTGCTCGCTGCTCTGCTGACAAGAGCTTCCCAAGGCTCCCCTCTGGAATCCCCATTTGCAAGAAGGCCAGAGCCACAGTCCCTGCCAACCACTAGTCACCCCGAGAGACGGCTGGAGAGCGAGCTACAGGTCAGGGTTACAGCTGAGGGGTGATGAGGCAGGAAAACAGACCCCAGAGTCAGGCAGGAAGCAGTTGAGGAATAACtgccttaaaattttttgagagacagagattGATTTTCTCATAAGCAAAAGATAGGCagggcgtagtggctcatgcctgtaatcctagcactctgggaggccgaggtgggaggatcactcgaggtcaagagtttgagaccagcctgagcaagagtgagaccccgtctctactaaaaatagaaagaaattatatggacagctaaaaaaatatatatagaaaaattagctgggcatggtggcacatgcctgtagtcccagctactcaggaggctgaggcaggaggattgcttaagcccaggagtttgaggttgctgtgagctaggctgatgccaccggcactctagcctgggcaacacagcgagactctgtttcaaaaatatatataaataaataaataaaagcaaaagatgaGTGTCCCCAAGTCCATGCAGAACAATAAGAAAGAGCCTTGGCTTGGGTGAGCCTCTCCCACAGCACAGGGCTTTACAGGCTATGAAGCACTTATAGTCACCACCCTGTGCGAACCTTGAAATAGGATGATGACTCCCACTTGACCAGAAAAACCGAGGCTGAGAGggcaaagtgacttgcccaaagttacacggCCAGCCACCAGCACAAAGGGAAGAAGGGAACAGGGCTAGACCCAAGCCCAGACCTCCTGACTTTTGGTCCTGAGTTTTCTGCTGGGCCTTGTGGCCAGCTGTGCTGGTCTGGACTAGACCAGTGTGTCAGCAGACGACGGTGGACGATGGGGTTCACTCTGTGGACTGGGAACTTGTGCAGAGGAGACCCTGGCTGGGAGGCTCTGGACAGGCCCCCTCTAAGCCAGGAAGTAACTAGATCCTGGTGAGGGTGGCCAAGGATGTCG from Lemur catta isolate mLemCat1 chromosome 21, mLemCat1.pri, whole genome shotgun sequence encodes the following:
- the TBC1D10A gene encoding TBC1 domain family member 10A isoform X2, with protein sequence MAKSNGENGPRAPAAGGSLSGTRESLVQGPDAAAADELSSLGSDSEANGFAERRIDKFGFIVGSQGAEGALEEVPLEVLRQRESKWLDMLNNWDKWMAKKHKKIRLRCQKGIPPSLRGRAWQYLSGGKVKLQQNPGKFDELDMSPGDPKWLDVIERDLHRQFPFHEMFVSRGGHGQQDLFRVLKAYTLYRPEEGYCQAQAPIAAVLLMHMPAEQAFWCLVQICEKYLPGYYSEKLEAIQLDGEILFSLLQKVSPVAHKHLSRQKIDPLLYMTEWFMCAFARTLPWSSVLRVWDMFFCEGVKIIFRVGLVLLKHALGSPEKVKACQGQYETIEQLRSLSPKIMQEAFLVQEVVELPVTERQIEREHLIQLRRWQETRGCVPKGPSTPGPGTPGPSPSRLSSPGLSPSPLPGEPDVPRE
- the TBC1D10A gene encoding TBC1 domain family member 10A isoform X1, with amino-acid sequence MAKSNGENGPRAPAAGGSLSGTRESLVQGPDAAAADELSSLGSDSEANGFAERRIDKFGFIVGSQGAEGALEEVPLEVLRQRESKWLDMLNNWDKWMAKKHKKIRLRCQKGIPPSLRGRAWQYLSGGKVKLQQNPGKFDELDMSPGDPKWLDVIERDLHRQFPFHEMFVSRGGHGQQDLFRVLKAYTLYRPEEGYCQAQAPIAAVLLMHMPAEQAFWCLVQICEKYLPGYYSEKLEAIQLDGEILFSLLQKVSPVAHKHLSRQKIDPLLYMTEWFMCAFARTLPWSSVLRVWDMFFCEGVKIIFRVGLVLLKHALGSPEKVKACQGQYETIEQLRSLSPKIMQEAFLVQEVVELPVTERQIEREHLIQLRRWQETRGELQCRSPPRLHGAKAILDAEPGPRPALQPSPSIRLPPDAPLPSSKAKPKPPKQVQKEQRKRTKASGQLDKTQAPNQATVVAAAGDACPPQDVSPKDPAPQDPAPQDPAPQDSAPQDSAHHHSQESLTSQESEDTYL